The nucleotide sequence CCATAGATCAGGCTGACGCCGCTCTTGTAGTCGGGTGGCGCACCGACAGCACGCCGCGTCCCCTCGGGAAAAATTAGGAGCTGACGGCCGCGCTGGATTTCGCGGGCCGCGCGCTTGGTGATGTCGATCAAGGTGCGTCCGCCGGCTTTGCGATTGACGCCGATCATGCCGGCCTTGCTGAGATACCAGCCGAACAACGGCAGCCAAAGCAACTCGCGCTTCAGGATGTAAAGCGGCTCGTCGAAAAATTGCAGCAGCGCGAAGGTTTCCCAGGTCGACTGATGCTTCGATGCGGCGATCAGCGGGCCTTTCGGGATTTTGTCGAGGCCGCGATATTCAACCTTGGTGTTGCAGATGATCCGCATCCACCAGATGCTCGTCTTCCCCCAGTTGGTCGCAATCCAGACGATGCCCCAGCGCGGCATTGCGTAGGTCGGAAGTCCGAGCAGCACCCAGAACGCCAGATTCAGATAGAAAACGATATTGTAGAGCAGCGACCGCAGAAATACCGAAACCATCGATGAACCCGGTTAGTTGGCGGACGCGGTGGCCGGTTTTGAAGGGGATGG is from Afipia massiliensis and encodes:
- a CDS encoding lysophospholipid acyltransferase family protein; the encoded protein is MVSVFLRSLLYNIVFYLNLAFWVLLGLPTYAMPRWGIVWIATNWGKTSIWWMRIICNTKVEYRGLDKIPKGPLIAASKHQSTWETFALLQFFDEPLYILKRELLWLPLFGWYLSKAGMIGVNRKAGGRTLIDITKRAAREIQRGRQLLIFPEGTRRAVGAPPDYKSGVSLIYGEAGVPCIPVALNSGLFWPRRTFMRYPGTLVIEFLDPIPPGLKRQEFTARMQAAIEEATDRLVKAGREEQVRLIGFSAPVAASVRS